The Cryptococcus gattii WM276 chromosome D, complete sequence region CATCAATGATTTCTGCTTTGTCTCTTCTCCAGAGCCTTTCTTTTTCGGGCTGAATACATACGCCTTGGAGCGTTCGGATCCGACTTCGCGCTTCTCACGGGGCATTTGCGCACTCTTCTTGAAAGCTCTCTTAAGACTTGTCCCCGAATCCCCGTCTTCTGCCAGACCACCGTCGATGAGATTCTTGAGTATCTCCTTGCCCTGTTCCTCGGTCTGGCTAGAGGTAGCCGGGGATAAAGGCTCATTAGCCGGAGCCGGAGGAAAAAGTATACTCGCTGGATCCCTCCCTTGAGCCATGGAAGAGGATTGTGCAAAGGGGTTGCCGAATGGATCATCTGCTGCTGGCCCTGCATTGATGGCAGGGGACTCGAATGGCGAGGCAAAGGCGCTGCTCGCATACACATTTCGCTGCTGAGCCAGAGCTTCTGCCTTCTGAACGAGCTCTTGTTCCCTCGCGGCGATGACAGAGGGCGGATCTGGGAAGGGTCGTGCGGTGGCCTCCCTTTCAAGCTGCTCCACATAGGGCGATACGGTGGTTCGTTTgggtgaggaggaaggtAGAGCGGGCGATGAGAAAGCTGTGGGCAAGGTGGTGGTGTCGGCTGAGAATGGGTTTGCCCAGGGATCTGCGTCGTGGGACGGGGATGTGGAAGGCGCATCCCACGTTGGGCGCGAGGGAAGGGTTGTGGAGGATATGAGGTTTGCGAAAGTTTGCTCCTCGTCCATGGCGGGGTGCGGGTGTATGGGAAGGGAACTGTGGATGTAACGAGAATAAGAGAAAGAGATAGAATTGACGCAGCAAGACAAATGTAACAACGGACAACGAACGAGACGGCGAGTGACGACGCGACACGACAATAAGTAATGCCCCCCTCCGGCCCCGGGCCCGGCTTGCCAGTGTATTATCATACAGCACACGACAAAAGATAACGGCAAGTAGTACTGCATAGCTACTATATATATTACATACGGCCCCAAGCACACCCCATCTAGAGAACTTGATAGTGCTACAAAACAAGTCAGACGGTACACCATGCAGGAGAAAGAATTACTCACGGATTCGTCCAGTGTCGAATAAACATATCCGTTATCCGTCAACCAGTCAAGCGCCACGCTGCAAATTGTGATGTTCAGATACAGATTGGATATTTTTGGTAATCTGTCGCTCACGTAAAATCATTTTCATCAACCCCGTTGAGGAATTTGATGATATGGGTCACATGAACACCATCATCATTGCCCTGTCCTTCGCTCGACATAACTTCCAGAATTCTACGCTGCAAAGGCTCAAGATGCGACCAGGCCGACTGATCAGTCGCGCCAGTAGTCGCTCCGGCATTGTAGTCATCGCGGGTGCCAGCAGCTTTCGGGGCCTGCCTTGGATGTTATCAAgagcaacagcaacagaaaaaagaagcagaaggaagaaatcACGTACGTTGCCAGGAGCACCGCCTCTCAGTATCAAACTAACATAGAGAGCTTTGAGGAGATGGTGCTGAACTTCATTGGCATCTGTTATAGGCCGGATATGAGTAGCTGACACGTGCCTTTTGCCGCCAAATACTTTGATTGTGCCCATAAGCCCAACATAGTGGTCCTGTCTGCGATATAATAAGCACCACGAAGCAAGTGATAGAGAAAATATATGGGCGTACTCAACTCCCGTAGTCTTCCCCGAGTCGTCGTCTGCTGAATCGAGCCATACGCGAGCATCGATATAACCTGTACCATCCCCAATCTCATAGGAAACGtttgttgctgttgttgaCATATTCCGCACAGAGCCGACCAAAAGGACCTACAAGGAAATTAGACAAATATTCGTAAAGGTACACAATCAATTGTATTGGACTTGCTTGAGCTACGTCCACGCCGTCTATCGTGAAATCCGCATCGGGATGAACTTGCTGAGCCTCGAGAATTTGTTTCACTGTCACCGGCCTAATAGTCTGATTCCCTCCTCTTGCCTGGTAGATGTGTCAGCGCGTTCTACCTGGTAGCGGAGCGTGCATAACATGCGGCACTGACTTTACGGCTCGGTGAATCTTGGCTGCCATAGGGTGACCCCCCAGCAACGTACCCTCCGCCGGCTCCTGAGTAGTATGGGTTTTGACCGTCGTCTGCTTATGATCAGTATGGTGTGATTGCAATGTTCGCGCAAGGTGAACTTACAGTTGTTCATGTTGCGGTGGAATGAGTTGTGGGTTATAGAAGATGCGGCGAACAGCTACATTAATTTAAACCGTCTGGTGGATGACTGGACTTGCTGTTGGCGCGTTGACGCGTCGGAGTCACGTGAATATCCACGTCATGATATAATAAGATTTAATAAATAATAAACAATTATATAATAAACAACACCGGATTAATAAAAAACCATCCCCGCCGGATGGAACAAGTCACCTGACTTTGTTGTTCCCATCCACTGAACAATAACGTATCGTCCCACCATGCCAGACCCCGAGCTATCGCCCATAGACCCAGCCCTCCAGCAACCGACCCTCAACTCCATACAGGAAGCCCACGACTCGGCAGGTGTCAATCCTCTCAACGAGTTCGCCCAGCAGGTACTCGGAAGAGAGGCCGATGCTGAGAACCTCCTCGACTTTGGGCGTGCCCACTCAATACTCGGAGAGGAGCAGACATTCGGAGATCTACTGCAGGctgaaagaagaaaagatggagaagatgaagacgatgTTGGTGCTGACAGGCATATGGAGCATCATCAACATGGTCATGAACATGTCCACGAAGGGCACATGGAGGGTCAAGGAGAGGATGTGCATTACATGGCTGAGAGTGTAGAACAAGTCATGGATCCGCTTCCAGGGCGCGCTAGAGGAGTACGCCAAgcaaagaagagaagggtCGGCGACGATGTAGTTGACGGTGATGGCCAAATAATAGACCCGCTGGAGTACGCCAAAAGCCGAAAAGATAACCACGTGCGTCCTCCGCCTTTCTTCCAGTGCTCTGGCCCTGACATCTTCGCATGTAGAGAGAAGTAGAA contains the following coding sequences:
- a CDS encoding Hypothetical protein (Similar to TIGR gene model, INSD accession AAW42808.1; CND04370), whose translation is MPDPELSPIDPALQQPTLNSIQEAHDSAGVNPLNEFAQQVLGREADAENLLDFGRAHSILGEEQTFGDLLQAERRKDGEDEDDVGADRHMEHHQHGHEHVHEGHMEGQGEDVHYMAESVEQVMDPLPGRARGVRQAKKRRVGDDVVDGDGQIIDPLEYAKSRKDNHREVESRRRQAIADGIAEIAQLLPSPPTPKEGKGQLLKRAVTYIHELLGKIARSVEEVAQVEQEKQKLRLMSDHAPYALNLPGGRRRIWQQAVILNWRG
- a CDS encoding uncharacterized protein (Similar to TIGR gene model, INSD accession AAW43367.1), coding for MNNYDGQNPYYSGAGGGYVAGGSPYGSQDSPSRKARGGNQTIRPVTVKQILEAQQVHPDADFTIDGVDVAQVLLVGSVRNMSTTATNVSYEIGDGTGYIDARVWLDSADDDSGKTTGVEQDHYVGLMGTIKVFGGKRHVSATHIRPITDANEVQHHLLKALYVSLILRGGAPGNAPKAAGTRDDYNAGATTGATDQSAWSHLEPLQRRILEVMSSEGQGNDDGVHVTHIIKFLNGVDENDFT